Sequence from the Ziziphus jujuba cultivar Dongzao chromosome 9, ASM3175591v1 genome:
GTAatcttcttaaatattttataattcattttaaccACATTTAGTTGCTGGTTTGCTGCATCATACCTCAAAGTACTTGATTAAATGGCAAGAGTGCTGACCCAATGGACCCACATATATGGCTTTTCCTCCTCGCTTCATTAGGAATACCTGCAGTGTCatgcaaaattatataatatatgaaggAAAACGAACTTCTTCAAATCTTTTGGACAATTAGTGTTTTGTACCTCATCGAAAGCTtcaaatatgtcgatgcttggCTGATGGATGGTGCATACAACTGTTCTCCCAGTGTCCACAGTGTTCCTCACTGTTCTCATAACAATGGCAGCTGCTCTTGCATCCAGGCCTGAAGTTGGTTCATCCATGAATATTATGGAAGGGTTAGCCACTAGCTCAACTGCAATTGTTAGCCTCTTGCGCTGCTCAGTTGAAAGACCAGTTACACCAGGTAACCCCACCATTGCTTGTTTTAAGGTGTTCAGCTCTACAAGTTCCATCACTTCCTCAATGAACATCTATAAACAGAAAcaagtttcaaaaaaattagCATTACTTAAAGCTGGTAAAGGTTCAAGGCTACttgtacaaaacaaaaataatttcaatataaattgTTGACTTGTAGCTTAAGGTAGCATTGAAAGTATTCTAagcttttgctttcttttttgcacatataataagtttaatatataaactatttGATTTGGAAAACACAGCTATATAAAAGTCAACAGTATATGTTAACTTTCTGAGACTTTGTCTTTGTCATCCATGACAAGGGAAAGCACCGTTTGTGACTAAATTTTCAAGAGCGGTATTTCAACAAACAAAGTTCTCTCTCTCCTGTTGAAGTTAAAGTTGAAGCATAATATGTTGCTCAACAAAATATCTCAGGTCTGAATTAATCGGTTATGAATAATGAAAAGTAAAAGCCTAAAAAGGATTTAGATTCGAAATACCAACCTTCCTAGTTTCAGAATTGACTTCTGGTGACAAACGCAGCCATGTTGAGTAGAGCAAGGACTCATAGACAGTAACATGAGGAGAGTGGATGTCATTTTGTTCGCAGTACCCAGATATACGAGCAAATGTGTGTTGGATCTTTGGGAAACCAGAAATTTTGATACTTCCCTCGATATATCCTCCGGTTTTCCTACCGGCAAGAACATCCATAAGAGTTGTTTTACCGGCACCACTTACACCCATCAAAGCTGTGAGAACACCTGGCCTGAAAGCACCACTCAAATCCTTGAGAATCACTAGTTTATCCTTAAGGATACCCTGGTTTTTCATTTCCTGAAAGTGGAATTCAGACAATTAGAACTTATATTTTTGCACTAGTCAAATCTGAAAGTTGAACAACAAGCTTTATCACTTTTATGCTACCTGTGGCATGTCAACAGAGTAGCTGATATCCTCAAAAGTGATAGAATGCGGTTCAAATGGAAGAACCATTCCAGTtttcttgttattattgatatcagCAACGGCTTCAGTTCTAATAGATGAGAACGTGGAGGGACTACTTCCAATCTTAATTTCTTGACCTCCACTTTCTACATGTCAATTAGAATTCAATTACCATCTTAACAAAATCTCACAAATGATGAATAGTCTGGCAGAGCCTATACAAATATATCACCTTCATTGGCTTGTTGACTAAAACTACCATCTCTGCTCTTTGACCTAATGGCTTCTCTTGTCTTGCTGACATTCTGATTGCTTTGAGAAACTTCTGATTTAACAGCATGCTGCTTCACACGAGCTGCAAAacaatatatagatttcaatattcAATGTGTACGCTCCAACTTTTAAATCTTAATATTGATTATGTAAAGATACCCACGGTTGAGATAAGTAAGGGCCAGACTGATACAGAAGTTGATCAGTAGAACATATATCACCAATCCCCCTATGCCTATCCAATACCAATATGCTTGAGTGAAAAATCCATGGGACCTTAAAACCTCAATTCCCAGAGGTTCCACTGAGTTTGGAAGAAtctttaatagaaaaataaatggtcGTTAGGAGAAAAAACAGAAATGGATGACTAATAAACAATTGGGTTAGAAATTACCTTATTCCAACTTTTACCAAGAAACTCATTAACTACCATTGCATTTTGCCCGTACATCAAAGGTGATAGCCAGTAACCCCAAATCCACCATTTCTTTATATGATCTGTGGCATCAAGTaaagtggaaagaaaaattacacTGCAAGTTGGAAgacatattttcttttgtttttttgttttaaacatGTAACTTCAGAGATACATACCTCTTGACAGAATATAACCACCCAAAGAAGAAAGTGTAATTAGAGTAAAAGAGTAAATGGTAGAAGAAACAATCATGTTCCTGCCAACTGCCCCTATTAATCGGCTCAATGAAGAAGCCATCTGACTAACAAGTAAGAGCAGAAAAAATTGCCTAAACAACCTGCATGCAATACGTAAACGAGCAAACGTTATTCAGATGGACCAAAccggcaaaaataaaaataaaaaaaaggaaaaactttaTGAAATCTGACATATAATTGAGACTTTCAACTTTTACCTTCCTACATCGGGATCAAATCCAATGACATAGTATGTAATGAACACCCAAACACCCACTTCTGTAATTGTGATAGGGATCTTCAGGATCCATAAAGGAAGTGCATATGCCCATGAAGGAAAGAAGTGGAGGTCTCTTTGTTTGTAAAAAACAGGAAGCTTGTAAACAATCATGGAAAGGTCAGATACTCCATTGAAGGTAACAGTGATAAGGCCGTAGAACAAAGCTCCCATATAAATTCCTCCATCAGTTACGGAATCGCGGTGCATCTCAGTTCGTAAGAACACGGACATTGTTAGCAGCCCCATTGTTGCAAGCtaaaaggagaaaagaaaaaaatactatgGATATTGAAAATCttgcaaacaaaaaatttaaagaataaaaaaagtacttaaaaaagcaaaattaaaaaaccaaccCGAAGGAACATGTAAAAGTAGacaattgaatttcttttcataAGCAAGAGTTCTCTCGAGAAGCAAGATTTCAGAAGTTCCTTCTTTGTAACACCATATTTTTTAGTTGTCAAAGCATCTGGATGGCTCTTGGATTTGTCAAATGGAGTGGCAAGCTCATCACCAAGCATCTGTCCCACATGGAATGATTTGAATGCATCGGAAAATTCCTCGACCGTGATAAAGCTGTAAGGCTCATCTTTCCTTGCCCAATACTGCTCCTGGTCTTTCCTTGATGTCACCTATGAAAATTGGTTAGAAATTCAGGTCATGCTCGTTTGGTTTTAACTGGATAAATAAGGAAAGAATAAGCCATATAAATGTTTATGTGCAAGCCTACTTCTTGCAGGAAGTCTGCCACGCCTTTCCTCTCGGGACACTTAAATCCCATGGATTCAAAGAATCCAAGAACTTGTTCCCGGGGACCTTGATACACAATTTGGCCATCCGAGAGAAGAACAAGGTCGTCGAAAAGATCGTAAGTCTCAGGAGCTGGCTGCAAGAGCGAGATGAAAGCAGTCTCTTTGAGAATGTGAACAGTTTGTTTGATGGAGTTCACAATTTGAAAAGTTGTTGAACTGTCCAACCCAGTAGATATTTCATCCATGAACCATGCCTTAGCAGGTCCAACAAGCATCTCCCCTATAATACATTAATCAAAAAAGAATTCATAGTTAATTTGCAGAAATTACAAGTTTTAAAGTTCAAATGTAACAGCATTTTTAGTTAGCTTCATCTTCGAATGTTAAAGACTTTACAAAAATAGTAACACCCCAGTTTCTCTTGCTCTGTTTACTATAGCATGCTGTAGGCCAACGTACCGGTCGTAAGACGCTTCTTTTGTCCTCCAGAGATACCCCTTATCAGTTGATCTCCTACCAATATATCTGCACATTCATCCATTCCCAAAacctgaaaaaataaatatacaaaatcagAGTAAATGAACTGGGTCACTTCTaagtttgttattttattttcatatttgaaGCAGTTTATGATATACCTTCAAAACATAATCTGTGGCAATGCTTTCTTCGTTGCCTTTTGCTGCTATTGCctgtattaatttaatttattgatcatttagaggaaaaaaggaaaagaattttAGTTTTAACCATCTATAAATTTCTTAAAGTAACAACAggttgatttgtttttttagtaGGGCTTGCTTTTTCACCTTCATGTAGATGTCAACGTCTGGGTCAGGCTTTATATTTGCTTCCTTCTCTCTTCTAGTCAACTCTGCTAGCATATCTACAAAAACCAAATACTAATTCATGCTTTTTATTCTATAAATCCTTAATATATGCTTTTTAACTTGATAAATCTTCAATATTGAGGCCCTGTTTGGAACCTGGATTTGAGGGAGGACGATGAAATATAAATGGAAAACCATTgttaatttttcccttttttttacttatttgatTTCTCTCTATCTCCCAATTTTATCATTGATGTCCCTTTAGTTAAAGATACTTTTCAGTCTCGTAttgagatttatatatatatatatatatatatgtattatatatttctgGTTTTTCACATTTGACATTTTTCCTTAACCAATTACCATAACGTGATCCAACCCCTTGGCATCTTGCAGAGAAGGCCAATGTTTCTCTGACAGTCATTTCTCCAATATGGAGATCATACTGATCCACATAGGCTGCAGCTCTCTGAGGCACAAACTCACGCATGTCGTGCCCATTGTACGTTACCCTTCCAGAAAACTAAAAGCACAAACACAAATAGTTTCATTTTCTCAAATCAGTGACAAATTtcattatatctatatatatatatatatatatacatatacacatatatataagcaaataaagataattcattttgtttgtttatttatttatttattttctctagaACCTTAAGATTAGGGTCAAGCTTTCCAGCCAAAGCCAACAAGAGTGTGGTTTTCCCAGAACTTGGAGGACCCAGAAGCAATGTCATTCTTCCAGGCTTGATGATCCCACTAACATCTTTGAGAATTGAAAACTGCTTCTTTCTTGTGGGAAGTATATGAAGGAAGCTGAAGAAGCCCTTTTAAAACACCAACACAAACAATAATTTTGTTGAGAAAATAATCACTCTTACTTATAATGAAAATTGGGTTAATTGACTATTAATacgttaatttaatatattgatatagataatataatgtatataatttttgtcACTCGGTTACCTCTAATAAATTGACACAGAAGGTTAAGCATGTAGGAAGAGCTCTGCTTCCAAAATAAGCTTCGGCGTCAATGTTTAAATGCTCATATCTGACTTCTATTGTAGGGAGACTAATTCCCAtcctgcaaaaagaaaaaaaatacatacatttCAAATTACTATTTTGCAGTTTGCACCGTGAAAACTTTAGAATATATCAGAAGGTCGAAAATGTAGACGCAACCTTTTCTTTCACTCTTTTAGCATAACTTGTCatggaaaaggaaaggaaaattttatttagacctcccttaattttgctaaaatttattaataaaaattgataaatgggATATCAACtatgaattttcaaaaacattaacagttaaaaattaattgctAAAAACACTAACAAATCGATCTAATATGTgattaagataaaattaaagaagtttaaataaatttttttcttaatataaatattttcagctcttagagcatctccaataaGCATGCTATTGTTAAAAAAGGGCACAAAGTCATGTATTTTGCTACTactctaaaaaaaaatgcagtcgTTAAAAGTTTGTCAGAAAATCTCACTATCAATGGTGAAACTATATATCTATtgaattacatttatttttttaattaattaaaaaaatgtttaaatatagaTACTATATTTTTACTTCTTATGCACAGTTTTTCTGATGTGGATTATATAGTTtggttaaaataaattttttaatttgataatgttatttttaacatttgtcattgaaataatgatattaaaatttaatattatataaatatttactattgaaaaatttataccaatatcagaatttaaaaatgataacgGAAAAATGACATTGGAGATGCTGTTATTCTGCTTCTAATAAATTTAACttacaaaaaacaattatatatatatatatatataaatatatatccgcACCTTTATCAACACTGTACTCACTGACAAGATCTCATGACATGTAACTTGCAGTCCTGCACAAATCTAAcaggttttctgttttttgtacttttgtattttttgtcttttgcatCAACTCCTTATACTGACACTTATTGCTAAATGCTCCTTATACCGACTCTGTGACACTTATTGCTAAATGCTCTTTATACCGACTATAAATACATGATATGTGGTTGGGAAAAATCATATTTGCATTATTGAAGTATTAGAGATGGTGTTTAATTTACTGAACACTATGTAAAATCTCATTGGATGGCAAGATTCCTAGGTGTAGTCGGTGCATGATATGAGCTCGATAGAGAGGCGTGTTTGTATGGTGGTCAATCAAATCTATGGGTTATCAATTTCCTCATAAAGGGATAGAAAGAAGCTGTGAAGTATTGGTGAGAGACGTGTAAACATCTAATTCCTATGTATGGTGTTTTAGTTTGTCAATTGCTTCCCCTTTGTTTTGAGAATCTGGTTCGAGATTCGGCAAGATAAAAAATCTGGAGtacaatttctctctctctccctctctctgttttccatttaattatatatattttttgcagcACAAAAA
This genomic interval carries:
- the LOC107434249 gene encoding pleiotropic drug resistance protein 1 — protein: MEMPAFSRSSSHEEDDDNKEALKWAELQRLPTYNRLKKGLLVTGSSGQSREVDVRNLGFQERKELVDRLVGEDEEDHSEFLFKLKNRFDRMGISLPTIEVRYEHLNIDAEAYFGSRALPTCLTFCVNLLEGFFSFLHILPTRKKQFSILKDVSGIIKPGRMTLLLGPPSSGKTTLLLALAGKLDPNLKFSGRVTYNGHDMREFVPQRAAAYVDQYDLHIGEMTVRETLAFSARCQGVGSRYDMLAELTRREKEANIKPDPDVDIYMKAIAAKGNEESIATDYVLKVLGMDECADILVGDQLIRGISGGQKKRLTTGEMLVGPAKAWFMDEISTGLDSSTTFQIVNSIKQTVHILKETAFISLLQPAPETYDLFDDLVLLSDGQIVYQGPREQVLGFFESMGFKCPERKGVADFLQEVTSRKDQEQYWARKDEPYSFITVEEFSDAFKSFHVGQMLGDELATPFDKSKSHPDALTTKKYGVTKKELLKSCFSRELLLMKRNSIVYFYMFLRLATMGLLTMSVFLRTEMHRDSVTDGGIYMGALFYGLITVTFNGVSDLSMIVYKLPVFYKQRDLHFFPSWAYALPLWILKIPITITEVGVWVFITYYVIGFDPDVGRLFRQFFLLLLVSQMASSLSRLIGAVGRNMIVSSTIYSFTLITLSSLGGYILSRDHIKKWWIWGYWLSPLMYGQNAMVVNEFLGKSWNKILPNSVEPLGIEVLRSHGFFTQAYWYWIGIGGLVIYVLLINFCISLALTYLNPRVKQHAVKSEVSQSNQNVSKTREAIRSKSRDGSFSQQANEESGGQEIKIGSSPSTFSSIRTEAVADINNNKKTGMVLPFEPHSITFEDISYSVDMPQEMKNQGILKDKLVILKDLSGAFRPGVLTALMGVSGAGKTTLMDVLAGRKTGGYIEGSIKISGFPKIQHTFARISGYCEQNDIHSPHVTVYESLLYSTWLRLSPEVNSETRKMFIEEVMELVELNTLKQAMVGLPGVTGLSTEQRKRLTIAVELVANPSIIFMDEPTSGLDARAAAIVMRTVRNTVDTGRTVVCTIHQPSIDIFEAFDEVFLMKRGGKAIYVGPLGQHSCHLIKYFEGIQGVPKIKDGYNPATWMLEVTTPGKEKDLGIDFADVYRNSELYMRNKALIVELSSPAPGSKDLYFPTEYSQSLLTQCLACLWKQHWSYWRNPQYTAIRFLFTTLMAIVFGTIFLDLGSKRTTKQDLFNAMGSMYCAVLFLGVKNSSLVQSVVSVERTVFYRERAAGMYSAFPYAFAQVMIEVPYVFAQGLVYGTIVYVMLGFQWSLAKYLWYIFFMFFTFMYYTYYGMMSVALTPSLHISAIYASAFYAVWNLFSGFVVPRTRIPVWWRWYYWGSPMAWSLYGLVASQYGDVKEVMETGQTVEEFLRDYFGFYHEFLGVVAAVAVGFTLLFAFVFALAIKILNFQKR